In Camelus bactrianus isolate YW-2024 breed Bactrian camel chromosome 28, ASM4877302v1, whole genome shotgun sequence, a single window of DNA contains:
- the BCL2L11 gene encoding bcl-2-like protein 11 isoform X3 → MFPAAAAAAGAARAKGAARGALGCPAERDVGRAATCRLCAAPGAPSASPGLCLPRCLRGDGQGAPGRRRTRAGCRGARARTRRSEGKGRTKKDQMAKQPSDVSSECDREGGRLQPAERPPQLRPGAPTSLQTERQGNPEGEGDRCPQGSPQGPLAPPASPGPFATRSPLFIFVRRSSLLSRSSSGYFSFDTDRSPAPMSCDKSTQTPSPPCQAFNHYLSAMALGNHHSTLYL, encoded by the exons ATGttcccggcggcggcggcggcggccggggcaGCGCGGGCCAAAGGCGCGGCGCGCGGAGCCCTCGGCTGCCCGGCAGAGCGCGACGTTGGACGGGCTGCGACTTGCAGGCTCTGCGCTGCCCCGGGAGCTCCCAGCGCGAGTCCCGGGCTTTGTCTCCCGCGCTGCCTTCGCGGTGACGGTCAGGGGGCTCCAGGTCGGCGAAGGACGCGGGCCGGGTGCCGCGGGGCCCGGGCCCGGACGCGACGCTCGGAAGGGAAGGGGCGGAC AAAAAAAGACCAAATGGCAAAGCAACCTTCCGATGTAAGTTCTGAGTGTGACAGAGAAGGTGGACGATTGCAGCCCGCAGAGAGGCCCCCTCAGCTCAGGCCTGGGGCCCCCACCTCTCTACAGACAGAGCGGCAAGGTAATCCCGAAGGAGAAGGGGACCGCTGCCCCcaaggcagcccccagggcccgcTGGCCCCACCGGCCAGCCCAGGCCCTTTCGCTACCAGATCCCCGCTTTTCATCTTCGTGAGAAGATCCTCTCTGCTGTCTCGATCCTCCAGTGGGTATTTCTCTTTTGACACAGACAGGAGCCCGGCACCCATGAGTTGTGATAAATCAACACAAACCCCAAGTCCTCCTTGCCAGGCCTTCAACCATTATCTCAGTGCGATGG ctcttggcaaccaccattctaccctCTATCTCTGA
- the BCL2L11 gene encoding bcl-2-like protein 11 isoform X4 yields MFPAAAAAAGAARAKGAARGALGCPAERDVGRAATCRLCAAPGAPSASPGLCLPRCLRGDGQGAPGRRRTRAGCRGARARTRRSEGKGRTKKDQMAKQPSDVSSECDREGGRLQPAERPPQLRPGAPTSLQTERQGNPEGEGDRCPQGSPQGPLAPPASPGPFATRSPLFIFVRRSSLLSRSSSGYFSFDTDRSPAPMSCDKSTQTPSPPCQAFNHYLSAMGLPE; encoded by the exons ATGttcccggcggcggcggcggcggccggggcaGCGCGGGCCAAAGGCGCGGCGCGCGGAGCCCTCGGCTGCCCGGCAGAGCGCGACGTTGGACGGGCTGCGACTTGCAGGCTCTGCGCTGCCCCGGGAGCTCCCAGCGCGAGTCCCGGGCTTTGTCTCCCGCGCTGCCTTCGCGGTGACGGTCAGGGGGCTCCAGGTCGGCGAAGGACGCGGGCCGGGTGCCGCGGGGCCCGGGCCCGGACGCGACGCTCGGAAGGGAAGGGGCGGAC AAAAAAAGACCAAATGGCAAAGCAACCTTCCGATGTAAGTTCTGAGTGTGACAGAGAAGGTGGACGATTGCAGCCCGCAGAGAGGCCCCCTCAGCTCAGGCCTGGGGCCCCCACCTCTCTACAGACAGAGCGGCAAGGTAATCCCGAAGGAGAAGGGGACCGCTGCCCCcaaggcagcccccagggcccgcTGGCCCCACCGGCCAGCCCAGGCCCTTTCGCTACCAGATCCCCGCTTTTCATCTTCGTGAGAAGATCCTCTCTGCTGTCTCGATCCTCCAGTGGGTATTTCTCTTTTGACACAGACAGGAGCCCGGCACCCATGAGTTGTGATAAATCAACACAAACCCCAAGTCCTCCTTGCCAGGCCTTCAACCATTATCTCAGTGCGATGG
- the BCL2L11 gene encoding bcl-2-like protein 11 isoform X7 yields MFPAAAAAAGAARAKGAARGALGCPAERDVGRAATCRLCAAPGAPSASPGLCLPRCLRGDGQGAPGRRRTRAGCRGARARTRRSEGKGRTKKDQMAKQPSDVSSECDREGGRLQPAERPPQLRPGAPTSLQTERQDRSPAPMSCDKSTQTPSPPCQAFNHYLSAMALGNHHSTLYL; encoded by the exons ATGttcccggcggcggcggcggcggccggggcaGCGCGGGCCAAAGGCGCGGCGCGCGGAGCCCTCGGCTGCCCGGCAGAGCGCGACGTTGGACGGGCTGCGACTTGCAGGCTCTGCGCTGCCCCGGGAGCTCCCAGCGCGAGTCCCGGGCTTTGTCTCCCGCGCTGCCTTCGCGGTGACGGTCAGGGGGCTCCAGGTCGGCGAAGGACGCGGGCCGGGTGCCGCGGGGCCCGGGCCCGGACGCGACGCTCGGAAGGGAAGGGGCGGAC AAAAAAAGACCAAATGGCAAAGCAACCTTCCGATGTAAGTTCTGAGTGTGACAGAGAAGGTGGACGATTGCAGCCCGCAGAGAGGCCCCCTCAGCTCAGGCCTGGGGCCCCCACCTCTCTACAGACAGAGCGGCAAG ACAGGAGCCCGGCACCCATGAGTTGTGATAAATCAACACAAACCCCAAGTCCTCCTTGCCAGGCCTTCAACCATTATCTCAGTGCGATGG ctcttggcaaccaccattctaccctCTATCTCTGA
- the BCL2L11 gene encoding bcl-2-like protein 11 isoform X8 has translation MFPAAAAAAGAARAKGAARGALGCPAERDVGRAATCRLCAAPGAPSASPGLCLPRCLRGDGQGAPGRRRTRAGCRGARARTRRSEGKGRTKKDQMAKQPSDVSSECDREGGRLQPAERPPQLRPGAPTSLQTERQDRSPAPMSCDKSTQTPSPPCQAFNHYLSAMGLPE, from the exons ATGttcccggcggcggcggcggcggccggggcaGCGCGGGCCAAAGGCGCGGCGCGCGGAGCCCTCGGCTGCCCGGCAGAGCGCGACGTTGGACGGGCTGCGACTTGCAGGCTCTGCGCTGCCCCGGGAGCTCCCAGCGCGAGTCCCGGGCTTTGTCTCCCGCGCTGCCTTCGCGGTGACGGTCAGGGGGCTCCAGGTCGGCGAAGGACGCGGGCCGGGTGCCGCGGGGCCCGGGCCCGGACGCGACGCTCGGAAGGGAAGGGGCGGAC AAAAAAAGACCAAATGGCAAAGCAACCTTCCGATGTAAGTTCTGAGTGTGACAGAGAAGGTGGACGATTGCAGCCCGCAGAGAGGCCCCCTCAGCTCAGGCCTGGGGCCCCCACCTCTCTACAGACAGAGCGGCAAG ACAGGAGCCCGGCACCCATGAGTTGTGATAAATCAACACAAACCCCAAGTCCTCCTTGCCAGGCCTTCAACCATTATCTCAGTGCGATGG